A segment of the Panacibacter ginsenosidivorans genome:
AAATAAAATTATCTCAGTAAAAGATCGTAATTGAATTTGAAGTGACGATATGCTTCACGCATAAGATGTATAAAAATATTATTGCTCTCTCTCCATAAATTTCTCTTCATAGTGCTCGGTTCTTCTGCAGAGTTTTTCTGGAAGAATAAACTTTTGTAATCTTCGTAGAACATGGCCTTGCCTTTATTTTTAAGAAAAGACATCATCATTCTGTATTCTGTTACATCACCTTTTACACCCTCCGGGTAACGGCCAAATTTTTCAAAAAAATTACTGCGCCTTAAATGCGGGTGATCGCTGTAATAATAAAATTTTTTATACCCCGGCAGCCACCATTTGAATTTCATTTCAGAAAATCCATCCCTGAAAGGCTTTAAATAAGGGAATTTAAAATACGCGTAAAACCGCACCAGGTCTATATCCTTCCTTTCATCCGCAATATCAAGTGCATGTTGAAAGTGTATAGCAAAATCTGCAGCAGGTTCAAAATCTTCCTGTACATAAAGTGTATATGCAGTTCGAATTGCATCCTGGCCTTTATTGATGTTATTACCAAGCCCTTTATTTACCGGTGTTGTTATTGAACGAAATTCAAAATTATTATGCAACTGCGAAATATAATTGAGGTGTTCAGGTTTACTACCATCATCAGACACAACAATGTCGCCGAAAGAACACTCGATATTTTTAAACGATTGTAAAAGACGCTCAAGTGAACGGCTCCTGTTATAATGAGTTACCAATAATGTTACGTCCTTAAAATGATTCTTTTCTTTCATCACGGATCTTTTGAGTAAAAATTATTTCATAAAGGCAAGGTCGAATGTCCATTTAAGTAACTTGAATTTTAAATAAATAGCTCGTACAAATAAGATAAATGCATTGTTGCTGCTACGCCATTCACTCCTGTTCATCGTACTGGGTTCTGCCGAAGAATTTTTTTGATAAAATATTTGTGTATAATCTTTATAAAGCAGCCCTCTCCCTTTCTTTTTGATAAATGAAACTG
Coding sequences within it:
- a CDS encoding glycosyltransferase, with amino-acid sequence MKEKNHFKDVTLLVTHYNRSRSLERLLQSFKNIECSFGDIVVSDDGSKPEHLNYISQLHNNFEFRSITTPVNKGLGNNINKGQDAIRTAYTLYVQEDFEPAADFAIHFQHALDIADERKDIDLVRFYAYFKFPYLKPFRDGFSEMKFKWWLPGYKKFYYYSDHPHLRRSNFFEKFGRYPEGVKGDVTEYRMMMSFLKNKGKAMFYEDYKSLFFQKNSAEEPSTMKRNLWRESNNIFIHLMREAYRHFKFNYDLLLR